The Pseudomonas sp. DG56-2 genome contains a region encoding:
- a CDS encoding MFS transporter, translating into MDNSTTLPAGAAIAPATEKTTRSRLKSIFSGSIGNMVEWYDWYVYAAFSLYFAKAFFPAGDSTAQLLNTAAIFAVGFLMRPIGGWLMGIYADRKGRKAALMASVLLMCAGSLVIALTPGYETIGVAAPVLLVVARLMQGLSVGGEYGTSATYLSEMATKDRRGFFSSFQYVTLISGQLIALAVLIVLQQTLTTEQLYAWGWRVPFVIGALCAVVALYLRRGMEETASFTKKEKSKESLMRTLMRHPKELATVVGLTMGGTLAFYTYTTYMQKYLVNTVGMSISDSTTISAATLFLFMCLQPIVGSLSDKIGRRPILIAFGVLGTLCTVPILTTLHTIQTWWGAFFLIMAALIIVSGYTSINAVVKAELFPTEIRALGVGLPYALTVSIFGGTAEYIALWFKAQGMESGFYWYVTACIACSLLVYVFMKDTRKHSRITTD; encoded by the coding sequence ATGGATAACTCCACCACCCTGCCAGCCGGGGCGGCCATTGCGCCCGCCACGGAAAAAACTACCCGCAGTCGCCTGAAATCCATTTTCAGTGGTTCGATCGGCAACATGGTCGAATGGTACGACTGGTACGTCTACGCCGCGTTTTCCCTGTACTTCGCCAAAGCCTTCTTCCCTGCCGGGGACTCTACCGCCCAGCTTCTCAATACCGCCGCAATCTTCGCGGTCGGCTTTTTGATGCGCCCAATCGGCGGTTGGCTGATGGGCATCTACGCCGACCGCAAGGGACGCAAGGCCGCACTGATGGCCTCGGTATTGCTGATGTGCGCAGGCTCGCTGGTAATCGCCCTGACGCCTGGTTACGAAACCATCGGTGTAGCCGCCCCAGTCCTGCTGGTGGTAGCGCGCTTGATGCAGGGCTTGTCAGTGGGTGGCGAATACGGCACCTCGGCCACCTACCTCAGTGAGATGGCGACCAAAGATCGTCGTGGCTTCTTCTCCAGCTTCCAGTACGTCACCTTGATCTCGGGCCAGCTCATCGCTCTGGCGGTGCTGATCGTCCTGCAGCAAACGCTGACCACCGAGCAACTGTATGCCTGGGGCTGGCGTGTACCGTTCGTGATCGGCGCCCTGTGCGCGGTCGTGGCCCTGTACCTGCGTCGTGGCATGGAAGAAACCGCCTCCTTCACCAAGAAGGAAAAGTCCAAGGAAAGCCTGATGCGCACATTGATGCGTCATCCGAAGGAACTGGCCACCGTGGTCGGCCTGACCATGGGCGGTACTCTGGCCTTCTACACCTACACCACCTACATGCAGAAGTACCTGGTGAATACGGTGGGCATGAGCATCTCCGACTCCACCACCATCTCGGCCGCCACACTGTTCCTGTTCATGTGCCTGCAACCGATCGTTGGCAGCCTGTCCGACAAAATCGGTCGTCGTCCGATCCTGATCGCCTTCGGTGTACTGGGCACCCTGTGCACTGTGCCGATCCTGACCACGCTGCACACCATCCAGACTTGGTGGGGCGCGTTCTTCCTGATCATGGCAGCACTGATCATCGTCAGTGGCTACACCTCGATCAACGCGGTGGTCAAAGCTGAACTATTCCCAACCGAAATCCGCGCCCTGGGTGTCGGCCTGCCTTACGCACTGACCGTGTCGATCTTCGGCGGCACCGCTGAATACATCGCACTGTGGTTCAAGGCCCAGGGCATGGAGTCCGGTTTCTACTGGTACGTGACCGCTTGTATCGCCTGTTCGTTGCTGGTGTACGTGTTCATGAAAGACACCCGCAAGCATTCGCGGATCACCACCGACTGA
- a CDS encoding sigma-54 dependent transcriptional regulator has product MFNSVMVVDDEASIRTAVEQWLSLSGFDVQLFSRADDCLKQLPEHFPGVILSDVRMPGMDGLQLLDQLQARDADLPVILLTGHGDVPMAVEAIRNGAYDFLEKPFSPESLLGSLRRALEKRQLVLENRRLHEQADLKARLELNLLGMSHGMQQLRRQVLDLASLPVNVLIRGETGSGKEQVARCLHDFGPRADKPFVALNCAAIPEALFEAELFGHESGAFTGAQGKRIGKLEYANGGTVFLDEIESMPLAQQAKLLRVLQEQKLERLGANQSITVDLRIIAATKPDLLEEARAGRFREDLAYRLNVAELRLAPLRERREDIPLLFEHFARLAGERMGRSAPALSGAHLGQLLSHAWPGNVRELANAAERHALGLGEPDIAAVESGQSLAAQQEAFEAQCLRAALSRHKGEIKAVMEELQLPRRTLNEKMQRHGLMREDFL; this is encoded by the coding sequence ATGTTCAATTCGGTAATGGTTGTCGATGATGAAGCCAGTATCCGCACTGCAGTCGAGCAGTGGCTGAGTCTGTCCGGTTTCGACGTACAACTGTTCAGCCGCGCCGACGACTGCCTGAAGCAACTGCCCGAACACTTTCCAGGGGTGATTCTCAGTGATGTGCGCATGCCTGGAATGGACGGCCTGCAATTGCTCGATCAGCTTCAGGCACGTGATGCCGACCTGCCAGTGATCCTTTTGACCGGGCACGGCGATGTGCCCATGGCGGTCGAGGCCATCCGCAATGGCGCTTACGATTTTCTGGAAAAGCCGTTCAGTCCGGAAAGCCTGTTGGGCAGCCTGCGCCGGGCGTTGGAGAAACGCCAATTGGTCCTGGAGAATCGCCGCCTGCATGAACAGGCCGACCTCAAGGCACGTCTTGAGCTTAACCTTCTGGGAATGTCGCACGGCATGCAGCAGTTGCGCAGACAAGTGCTGGACCTGGCCAGTCTGCCAGTCAACGTACTGATTCGTGGCGAAACCGGTAGTGGCAAGGAGCAGGTCGCGCGCTGTCTGCACGACTTCGGCCCGCGAGCCGACAAACCGTTCGTCGCACTCAACTGCGCCGCCATTCCCGAAGCATTGTTCGAGGCTGAACTGTTCGGGCATGAAAGCGGTGCCTTCACCGGAGCGCAGGGCAAGCGCATCGGCAAGCTGGAATATGCCAATGGCGGCACGGTGTTTCTCGACGAAATCGAGAGCATGCCTCTGGCCCAGCAAGCCAAGCTGTTGCGTGTACTGCAAGAGCAGAAGCTGGAACGCTTGGGCGCCAACCAGAGCATCACTGTCGACTTGCGCATCATCGCCGCGACAAAGCCGGACCTGCTCGAAGAAGCGCGCGCCGGACGTTTTCGCGAGGACCTGGCGTACCGTCTGAATGTGGCGGAACTGCGCCTGGCACCGCTACGCGAGCGGCGCGAAGACATCCCCCTGCTGTTCGAGCACTTTGCCCGTCTGGCCGGCGAGCGCATGGGCCGCAGTGCGCCAGCCTTGAGCGGCGCTCATTTGGGCCAACTGCTCAGCCACGCCTGGCCCGGCAACGTTCGCGAACTGGCCAACGCTGCCGAGCGTCATGCCCTTGGTCTGGGTGAACCAGACATTGCCGCGGTCGAATCCGGGCAGTCACTCGCGGCCCAGCAGGAAGCGTTCGAGGCGCAGTGCCTGCGTGCAGCCCTGAGCCGGCACAAAGGCGAGATCAAAGCGGTCATGGAAGAGCTGCAACTGCCGCGCCGCACGCTTAACGAAAAGATGCAGCGTCATGGCTTGATGCGCGAAGACTTCCTTTAG